One Streptomyces sp. CNQ-509 DNA window includes the following coding sequences:
- a CDS encoding LCP family protein has product MTEPYDDGDPGHRPRGRRRKAVLVAVWTLVGVMVLGGAGFTYLYFRLNGNLTSVDLDAKLGGDRPEDLPNGSTDILVLGSDSRAGDNAKYGRDGGGARSDTAMIVHVYEDRKRASVVSIPRDTLVDRPECSRDDGDTAPAAKRAMFNESYSVGGPACTVKTVEKMTGVRMDHFVEVDFSGFKRLIDQLGGVEITTRQDIDDPDSHLDLKAGTHTLDGEEALGLVRTRKGVGDGSDLGRIELQQVFVKALVQQVGQVDLLTSPGKLIGLADTATKSITTDDGLGTVNKLRRLAESLGDIGPNDMRMATLPVTADKQDSNRVVPKEKEAAQVWKALREDRPIPKSALKGDAGGQGERDVVAAPPAPGDGLEEVAPGGGAQAAAD; this is encoded by the coding sequence ATGACGGAACCGTACGACGACGGGGATCCCGGCCACCGGCCGCGCGGCCGCCGCCGCAAGGCGGTCCTCGTGGCGGTCTGGACGCTCGTCGGGGTGATGGTCCTCGGCGGGGCCGGTTTCACGTACCTCTACTTCCGTCTCAACGGCAATCTGACCAGCGTCGACCTCGACGCCAAGCTCGGCGGCGACCGGCCGGAGGACCTGCCGAACGGCTCCACGGACATCCTCGTCCTCGGCTCCGACTCCCGGGCCGGCGACAACGCGAAATACGGCCGCGACGGCGGCGGCGCCCGCTCCGACACCGCGATGATCGTGCACGTCTACGAGGACCGGAAGCGCGCCAGCGTCGTCAGCATCCCCCGCGACACCCTCGTCGACCGCCCCGAGTGCAGCCGCGACGACGGGGACACCGCCCCCGCCGCGAAGCGCGCGATGTTCAACGAGTCGTATTCCGTCGGCGGCCCGGCCTGCACGGTCAAGACCGTGGAGAAGATGACCGGCGTGCGCATGGACCACTTCGTCGAGGTCGACTTCAGCGGCTTCAAGCGGCTCATCGACCAGCTCGGCGGCGTGGAGATCACCACCCGCCAGGACATCGACGACCCCGACAGCCACCTCGACCTCAAGGCCGGCACGCACACCCTGGACGGCGAGGAGGCGCTCGGCCTGGTCCGTACCCGCAAGGGCGTCGGCGACGGCAGCGACCTGGGCCGGATAGAGCTGCAGCAGGTGTTCGTCAAGGCGCTGGTGCAGCAGGTCGGCCAGGTCGACCTGCTGACCAGCCCCGGGAAGCTCATCGGGCTCGCCGACACCGCCACCAAGTCGATCACCACGGACGACGGTCTCGGCACGGTGAACAAGCTGCGCCGGCTGGCCGAGAGCCTGGGCGACATAGGCCCGAACGACATGCGGATGGCCACCCTGCCGGTGACGGCCGACAAGCAGGACAGCAACCGCGTGGTGCCGAAGGAGAAGGAGGCCGCGCAGGTCTGGAAGGCGCTGCGGGAGGACCGGCCGATACCGAAGTCCGCGCTGAAGGGGGACGCGGGCGGGCAGGGGGAACGCGACGTGGTCGCCGCCCCGCCGGCCCCCGGCGACGGCCTGGAGGAGGTCGCGCCCGGCGGCGGTGCACAGGCGGCGGCGGACTGA
- the rpmE gene encoding 50S ribosomal protein L31 has protein sequence MKRDIHPEYVETTVSCTCGNSFTTRSTVTSGTIRADICSACHPFYTGKQKILDTGGRVARFEARFGKQAAAKK, from the coding sequence TTGAAGCGCGACATCCACCCGGAGTACGTGGAGACCACGGTGAGCTGTACCTGTGGTAACTCCTTCACCACCCGGAGCACCGTCACCTCCGGCACCATCCGCGCGGACATCTGCTCCGCGTGCCACCCGTTCTACACGGGCAAGCAGAAGATCCTCGACACCGGTGGCCGCGTGGCCCGCTTCGAGGCCCGCTTCGGCAAGCAGGCCGCGGCGAAGAAGTAG
- the prfA gene encoding peptide chain release factor 1 has product MFEVVKDLIGEHATLERQLADPGVHADQRRATRLNKRYAELTPIIAAYRAWERAGEDAAAARELAAEDPDFAAEAKSLEREREELTERLRLLLVPRDPSDDKNVILEVKAGEGGEESALFAGDLLRMYLRYAERQGWKTELLDANESDLGGYKDVSVSVKLKGGAGQRAAEPGQGVWARLKYEGGVHRVQRVPATESQGRIHTSAAGVLVLPEAEDVDEVEIGPNDLRIDVYRSSGPGGQSVNTTDSAVRITHLPTGIVVSCQNEKSQLQNREQAMRILRARLLAEAQEEAEKEAADARRSQVRTVDRSERIRTYNFPENRISDHRVGFKAYNLDQVLDGELDAVIQACVDADAAAKLADAG; this is encoded by the coding sequence ATGTTCGAGGTCGTCAAGGATCTCATCGGCGAGCACGCCACCCTCGAGCGGCAGCTCGCCGACCCCGGCGTGCACGCCGACCAGCGCCGCGCCACCCGGCTCAACAAGCGCTACGCCGAGCTGACCCCGATCATCGCCGCCTACCGCGCCTGGGAGCGGGCCGGCGAGGACGCCGCCGCCGCCCGGGAGCTGGCCGCGGAGGACCCGGACTTCGCCGCCGAGGCCAAGAGCCTGGAGCGGGAGCGCGAGGAGCTCACCGAGCGGCTGCGGCTGCTGCTCGTACCGCGCGATCCCAGTGACGACAAGAACGTCATCCTGGAGGTCAAGGCGGGCGAGGGCGGCGAGGAGTCGGCGCTCTTCGCCGGCGACCTGCTGCGGATGTACCTGCGCTACGCCGAGCGGCAGGGCTGGAAGACGGAGCTGCTGGACGCCAACGAGTCCGACCTCGGCGGCTACAAGGACGTCTCCGTCTCGGTGAAGCTCAAGGGCGGCGCCGGTCAGAGGGCCGCCGAGCCCGGCCAGGGCGTGTGGGCGCGGCTGAAGTACGAGGGCGGCGTGCACCGCGTGCAGCGGGTCCCGGCCACCGAGTCGCAGGGCCGTATCCACACCTCCGCCGCGGGCGTGCTGGTGCTGCCCGAGGCCGAGGACGTCGACGAGGTCGAGATCGGCCCCAACGACCTCCGCATCGACGTCTACCGCTCCTCGGGCCCCGGCGGGCAGTCCGTCAACACGACGGACTCCGCGGTACGCATCACGCACCTGCCCACCGGCATCGTGGTCTCCTGCCAGAACGAGAAGAGCCAGCTTCAGAACAGGGAGCAGGCGATGCGTATCCTGCGGGCGAGGCTGCTCGCCGAGGCGCAGGAGGAGGCGGAGAAGGAGGCGGCGGACGCGCGCCGCAGCCAGGTGCGTACCGTGGACCGGTCGGAGCGCATCCGCACGTACAACTTCCCGGAGAACCGCATCTCCGACCACAGGGTCGGGTTCAAGGCGTACAACCTGGACCAGGTGCTCGACGGGGAGCTGGACGCGGTGATCCAGGCATGCGTGGACGCGGACGCCGCGGCCAAGCTCGCGGA